The genomic stretch ATCTTCCATGCCTGAATATGCATAACatagatataattaataagttataacttatatagAAGCCAAGAGAAACATAGTTAAAATGGGCTCCAcacatttattcattaaaagaCTTAAAATTCTTATGAATTAgtatgtgataaaaatagaatGCCATCTCCTTGTTACTGAATATTGAAGatgttattgaaatatttactttCCAAGTAATGCAAGTACATTGTCGGAAATGAGAAAAAAGAcctcataatattttgatttgcATCAGAATTAATACAACGGCTGTTTTATAATGCTATCTGTGacccatttaatattttctacgAGACAAATAACTTtagttaagtttttatttcgcAACAATATAGAATCGTTCTGTCGTGAACccaaatcaaaaaaattgcacctatgtgttttataatacacattgttatttattaaaataattataaaaaaagtcaaaAACTCACCATAGGTGGACAAGGATTGCGTGTTCGACGTGGGCTCAGCGTTATCCACAAGGCTCGATGACTCATTGGGTGATACCTCCGGCGACTCGGAGGAGAGGCTCGCGAACTGAGCGCTGCGGCGACGGAACCTCACGTACAAGATGAGGCAGCCCGTGCTCACTGGAAGGGGAAAGTTCTAGAATACTCTATGTGCATACAAGAGTGGAAGGGAAAGCTTCTAGAACGTACTGGAATAGAAGAACTCGACAATGCGTGGGATTGGTGGGGATGTTCGAGAACATTCTGTGATTTAAAGAACTTTTGTACTTAATGCATTACAGgttactaaaaaaaatccttgTAAAGTCAGCGTACGGAATTTTTTCATGTACAAAATCGTTCTGAGTGGTGTAGTTATGCTTATTTGAGtacaaatgaataataaaaataggtaaaaaAGTATAGCCCAATGATGTGAATTAATTATGTCGTCCATGCGTCCGTTTTTAAaggacttcaaaaaaaggaggaggttttCAATTCAGCCGGTATATTGGTAACTTTGAACTTgaaatatctttaattattgtagCTTTTAACTTGACGTAAATTCTTTAAATTGCATATCACAATCGTAGACAGTTGATAATTGCAATCACGTTATTGTCACAaaattccttttttttttataaaaccatACCCGTTAAACAGAAGAACAGCACGCTAAGTCGGATCGCGTCACAGGCGTCCGCGTTGATGCCGCTGCCGGGCTGCTTGGTGAGCACCAGCGCCGCCACCATCACTGCGGGAGCGCCCCACGCCACGAACGCCAGTACCGGCCAGAGAGTTACCACGAAACACGGCCCGCGGCTCTGGACACATGCACATTGTAGAATATATAATCTAACAAGTCAAAAGTCAATATTGTACAATTCAAGCATGCTCGTTTCGTAACAATAAAGACAAGAGGTATTAAGAGGTATATGCTGATTGCGGTCTGAGTGAAAATGAGATCAATTGTTTTTACGGAGTTCTGTTGTTTCGTTATTTTTACGTAATCAGCGTATGCAGAACATAATTTCCATTGAAAATAGTCGGTATATAAAATAGGACATCCTGTATTGTTTGAGGAAATTTTGAACTgaacaaaaattttaactttGAACAAAAATTGGTCTAATCTATTTGATGTACattgttgataaaataaatttgacatCACTTACCCTTGTCTCGTTtcgatattaattaaataactgATAACATGATTAAACGAAACATTGAATTTGTGCTGTCAATGTACTGTATATCAATTATGTTCATTATCAAGAACATACcaaacataatacatatattgaagttgtcatatattttataaaagtttggTTAATCGTTAGCATTGAATGAGAATTTAAAGAAAGGTTCATAAATATGCATCTCTGCAAAAACAAAGGCactatatcaatatttatcacataaatttatatttcaccTGTAAATTCACTTCTACTCTGACTTGTATGATCGAAAACATCTATGAAAAAACAATACTAAAAAGtaaacttaattaattaattgttattaacaTAACTTACCTCTAGCATAAATAAGCCAACGGATAACATTGAAGTCCACAACAGACAGGAATAAACGCTAAACATTTGTAGAGATTGCTGGATGGTAGTGCTCAATGATGGAGTGAACGTGTTAAGAGGGCCACCCCATATTACGCTTATAGCAAGGAGtatctgaaaaaaattataaaatagaaatgaCTGTTACTAGtctttaaattcaattatatttcagAATAGTTCCTTTCAAAAAAATTTGCTATCTCcagtattttaaatacttttccTCTAGATCCCATAGAAAATTTCCGCCCTTTAAATTTTCAGCACTAACATCTCTACCGATTCCTCTGGAATAATTACCTGCGTTAAATTCAAGCAAAGTGTCAATCTATGTGGCATTCTCTTAAACTTTTTGGTAACAGTGAATACAAGAAGCACCCACAATGCAGCAATCAGTGCTATTATTGAGAGATCGAAGCCGAATTGTTTGATCTGGTCCGCATAGTCATTGTTTATGGATATCATCTCGGCCGATAAGAAGGTTATTGGCGCTGATAAAAACGTACAAATAACCATTGACGAAGCCAtctaaaagaaaaagaaaagtatatttatcACTCTTGTAGTTATGTGGggttttcaatttattatgacAAACTCAGGTTGAGATTTACTAAACAATAATTGGCAGGATATTCTTTATTAAGAATTAATTAGCTTGTTTTTACATGACTGCCAGTTAGGGTTACATTTTGgtcatattttgtatgcatgcaatattctttattacataatacctacttaaatgtATTCAAATTTGATGAACGgattttaacaattaaaaaaccaTACGATAAACAAGATTAAAAAAGTCTGTTTAAAACtacaatataggtatattactACGATATAAAAAACactgttattatctatactaatttcGCAAAGCAAATTATTGTCTCCAAGTAGCCTGTAAATATACCATAAAATTttgcgtgtttttttttacacatctttttttgtacttattgATATGCTCTCAATGATTTGAGCCCATTTAAAATCATACATCTCTCAAGCAGCTATATTGGGTTACATTGGAGAAAAGTATCAATACTCAATCGAAGAAAATCGTTTTGATTGAATAAGTTTTGTTACGGTCGAACTAAGACACGGATTCAAATCCCGTCAactatttaatacattttggccatatttatttcaaatacagtttgtataggtaggtacttaacgTTTAATCTAGACTAAGGTCAATGATAATCATTGgtacttataaaaaagtaagtCAACAAAGCAGAGGCCAAATGTTTTTTCATCTTTTTATTTgacgtattttttaaattagtgtgaacagtaaaataatataacgtaGGTTCTAATTAATGCAAGTGGGATTCAATCCAAATAATATTGGAtacagaaaaaatattgcatatTAATTAACTAGGCGGATGTATATCATTAGCATGTAATTGAAAAACTGGTCGACTCAAGATAAAGAGTTTAGAATGTGATCAAGGTCATTATAAACAAGATATACCTACGTGAATAAAAAACTTGTGTAATTGTCCATTGACATACCTATTGATAGAGCAatttatgtaacattttttttattatattgtgtgactatatatgtaacttattcattaaaaacggcgatcgtatatatatatattaaattttgcaCAGAGATAGATTAGCACATAGGGTACTTTTTATCCGGATAAGACGCGAATGCCGGAAGGTGGGAAGGGGGCTGAAATTTGCTGTTTTACTACATGGTTGAATATTAGCATATTTTTTGGTAGTTTAATCTGTGAATGTACCAAGTTCTAGgtcttataaaatgtaatttaggAAATTGtagttttcttaataataaatttccaaTTATCACTGTGGATGATGGATATgcttaaattgtttatttactaattaatacaattaacatttaacaaaaaGCAAAATGACAAAACAGATTAGCCTCACGTCAATGTctctaattattatcataaatattaaaaaaaaatatctcaacAATACTTACCAAATCAATTTCCAATTGGTACAAATTTGAGAAAACAAAAACAGCTGGCGCAGTGGGTATAGTGCCATATaaaaatgcgtaagttgcaAGTGATTGCGTATCACTTTCATTAGTACCAGCTTGTAAACCACTCACACACTCTCGCATCACTACTGGTAGAATGATTCTGAAATTATTCACGAAAATTTATAGTtgcttgaaataaaatatatgaatgaaaTTTCATTGAAAGTTAGTAAAGCTGTGATATAGAAATTACTTTCTgtgtctatttttttttattaggtattttattataatagcgACCTCTCTTTACCcataaatatagttttgttaaggacaataataaaagttatgGAACTTACAACTTCACCATAATTAAAACGCAAGGAAGGACTAGTGCTCCACCCTTCAACCTTGTAATCTGACCAACCATACGTAAGCCCAACAAGAACAGAGCAGCTGCTGAGAAAGATTGTCcaaaaacctaaaaaaaataacacgattatgcatattttaaatattgatttttgcTCAATGATGATGCCaaagatatatttaatagaaaaaaatcaaacttacaTCTAATAATCCTTCAATATAGATGGACAGTTTATGCTTAAAGATAATGTTTCCCGCTATACCCAAAACAGTCATCACCAACACTGGATTATACACAATGcctttaaaaatttgtaacaACATCTTTGGTTTACTTATTTCCTTTCGTTGCGCAGGATCTGGAGCTGATCTTTCTATCTctctttgtttattaatttccatcAAAACAAAAGCAATTGGATTTAAAATTGCCAAGGATATGGGAGccattaaatacaaatagagaGAATATTCTGGATgtgttttttcataaatagcatttactgaaagaatttttgaaataaattatactgtttgacaaaaatgtataaaactttGATAAACACTGATTTCTTTGGatttatacttacttatagGATAACCTAAAGCAAAATCATTACTTTGTGTGcagaaaatagaaaaaatgcCAGCCTGTCCTAAATTAGCAGGTTTTGACACTAAAATCGTAACTATCATGACACCGAAGAAGACAATGCTCTTTGCCAATAATATTGCTATGAGAAAAGTCCAATTAACAGTACTGAAATCTAGACGTGCTagggataaaaatattaacgatGGAAGTGCAAATGTTCCCACAAATGTTGCAATCCCTTTTGATTCAGATTTCGAAACTAAATTAAGTCTTCCTGCCACATATCTGTGAAAAAATTATGCATGGATATCAATTATATTCcattactatatttatttactgtataaaataaaattcaattaatttgtcTGTCCTAATGAATGTtaagatctttaaaactatgcaatcAATTTTGATgtggatttttttatatattcaaaCTGGTTCTTGAAGAAGGTTTctaattgataataaaaacttaaaattatagaagaaactaaaaaaaattatgcatgtttaaatataaaattgaagaaTGGCATATAGTTAGTTTACATACCCGCATAAGATAATTGTAAAACACTGAAATAGAGCCGGATACAAATAATCAGTTACTGGATCCATAAGTACTGGAGTTACTGTGTCCATCTTGCACTTTTACTGTTGACAATATAGAATCAATTGGATTAGATCaaataatgtatataaaaaatgatgatttttatttaag from Colias croceus chromosome 9, ilColCroc2.1 encodes the following:
- the LOC123694460 gene encoding integral membrane protein GPR155 isoform X1; the encoded protein is MDTVTPVLMDPVTDYLYPALFQCFTIILCGYVAGRLNLVSKSESKGIATFVGTFALPSLIFLSLARLDFSTVNWTFLIAILLAKSIVFFGVMIVTILVSKPANLGQAGIFSIFCTQSNDFALGYPIINAIYEKTHPEYSLYLYLMAPISLAILNPIAFVLMEINKQREIERSAPDPAQRKEISKPKMLLQIFKGIVYNPVLVMTVLGIAGNIIFKHKLSIYIEGLLDVFGQSFSAAALFLLGLRMVGQITRLKGGALVLPCVLIMVKLIILPVVMRECVSGLQAGTNESDTQSLATYAFLYGTIPTAPAVFVFSNLYQLEIDLMASSMVICTFLSAPITFLSAEMISINNDYADQIKQFGFDLSIIALIAALWVLLVFTVTKKFKRMPHRLTLCLNLTQILLAISVIWGGPLNTFTPSLSTTIQQSLQMFSVYSCLLWTSMLSVGLFMLESRGPCFVVTLWPVLAFVAWGAPAVMVAALVLTKQPGSGINADACDAIRLSVLFFCLTVSTGCLILYVRFRRRSAQFASLSSESPEVSPNESSSLVDNAEPTSNTQSLSTYGMEDQGCYGAITASPSPSKNPNCCTNDPNCENGNVSVNQGQDIEDLVTNNNRDCACPSHKTCSTGASCQYLNELEQAASSLGLVPPEQSRGRGAQLLKHTVLIIIYSLMMFIGVTFTSWRVMRKDESGVFIEIQFLDTAAVYGQALIMFVLFGLDTEEIFIPAVRFFKKKWHGADIVVLPPVEELSFETRHVCDQFITHHLERCKDAIAKDTRWRMRTYRGVFRGSCLVRWLISCGLATDEQHAVTYGRHLLDGRLISHINNAHHFTNSPLLYTFA
- the LOC123694460 gene encoding integral membrane protein GPR155 isoform X3; protein product: MDTVTPVLMDPVTDYLYPALFQCFTIILCGYVAGRLNLVSKSESKGIATFVGTFALPSLIFLSLARLDFSTVNWTFLIAILLAKSIVFFGVMIVTILVSKPANLGQAGIFSIFCTQSNDFALGYPIINAIYEKTHPEYSLYLYLMAPISLAILNPIAFVLMEINKQREIERSAPDPAQRKEISKPKMLLQIFKGIVYNPVLVMTVLGIAGNIIFKHKLSIYIEGLLDVFGQSFSAAALFLLGLRMVGQITRLKGGALVLPCVLIMVKLIILPVVMRECVSGLQAGTNESDTQSLATYAFLYGTIPTAPAVFVFSNLYQLEIDLMASSMVICTFLSAPITFLSAEMISINNDYADQIKQFGFDLSIIALIAALWVLLVFTVTKKFKRMPHRLTLCLNLTQILLAISVIWGGPLNTFTPSLSTTIQQSLQMFSVYSCLLWTSMLSVGLFMLESRGPCFVVTLWPVLAFVAWGAPAVMVAALVLTKQPGSGINADACDAIRLSVLFFCLTVSTGCLILYVRFRRRSAQFASLSSESPEVSPNESSSLVDNAEPTSNTQSLSTYGCYGAITASPSPSKNPNCCTNDPNCENGNVSVNQGQDIEDLVTNNNRDCACPSHKTCSTGASCQYLNELEQAASSLGLVPPEQSRGRGAQLLKHTVLIIIYSLMMFIGVTFTSWRVMRKDESGVFIEIQFLDTAAVYGQALIMFVLFGLDTEEIFIPAVRFFKKKWHGADIVVLPPVEELSFETRHVCDQFITHHLERCKDAIAKDTRWRMRTYRGVFRGSCLVRWLISCGLATDEQHAVTYGRHLLDGRLISHINNAHHFTNSPLLYTFA
- the LOC123694460 gene encoding integral membrane protein GPR155 isoform X4; translation: MDTVTPVLMDPVTDYLYPALFQCFTIILCGYVAGRLNLVSKSESKGIATFVGTFALPSLIFLSLARLDFSTVNWTFLIAILLAKSIVFFGVMIVTILVSKPANLGQAGIFSIFCTQSNDFALGYPIINAIYEKTHPEYSLYLYLMAPISLAILNPIAFVLMEINKQREIERSAPDPAQRKEISKPKMLLQIFKGIVYNPVLVMTVLGIAGNIIFKHKLSIYIEGLLDVFGQSFSAAALFLLGLRMVGQITRLKGGALVLPCVLIMVKLIILPVVMRECVSGLQAGTNESDTQSLATYAFLYGTIPTAPAVFVFSNLYQLEIDLMASSMVICTFLSAPITFLSAEMISINNDYADQIKQFGFDLSIIALIAALWVLLVFTVTKKFKRMPHRLTLCLNLTQILLAISVIWGGPLNTFTPSLSTTIQQSLQMFSVYSCLLWTSMLSVGLFMLESRGPCFVVTLWPVLAFVAWGAPAVMVAALVLTKQPGSGINADACDAIRLSVLFFCLTVSTGCLILYVRFRRRSAQFASLSSESPEVSPNESSSLVDNAEPTSNTQSLSTYGCYGAITASPSPSKNPNCCTNDPNCENGNVSVNQGQDIEDLVTNNKDCACPSHKTCSTGASCQYLNELEQAASSLGLVPPEQSRGRGAQLLKHTVLIIIYSLMMFIGVTFTSWRVMRKDESGVFIEIQFLDTAAVYGQALIMFVLFGLDTEEIFIPAVRFFKKKWHGADIVVLPPVEELSFETRHVCDQFITHHLERCKDAIAKDTRWRMRTYRGVFRGSCLVRWLISCGLATDEQHAVTYGRHLLDGRLISHINNAHHFTNSPLLYTFA
- the LOC123694460 gene encoding integral membrane protein GPR155 isoform X2; protein product: MDTVTPVLMDPVTDYLYPALFQCFTIILCGYVAGRLNLVSKSESKGIATFVGTFALPSLIFLSLARLDFSTVNWTFLIAILLAKSIVFFGVMIVTILVSKPANLGQAGIFSIFCTQSNDFALGYPIINAIYEKTHPEYSLYLYLMAPISLAILNPIAFVLMEINKQREIERSAPDPAQRKEISKPKMLLQIFKGIVYNPVLVMTVLGIAGNIIFKHKLSIYIEGLLDVFGQSFSAAALFLLGLRMVGQITRLKGGALVLPCVLIMVKLIILPVVMRECVSGLQAGTNESDTQSLATYAFLYGTIPTAPAVFVFSNLYQLEIDLMASSMVICTFLSAPITFLSAEMISINNDYADQIKQFGFDLSIIALIAALWVLLVFTVTKKFKRMPHRLTLCLNLTQILLAISVIWGGPLNTFTPSLSTTIQQSLQMFSVYSCLLWTSMLSVGLFMLESRGPCFVVTLWPVLAFVAWGAPAVMVAALVLTKQPGSGINADACDAIRLSVLFFCLTVSTGCLILYVRFRRRSAQFASLSSESPEVSPNESSSLVDNAEPTSNTQSLSTYGMEDQGCYGAITASPSPSKNPNCCTNDPNCENGNVSVNQGQDIEDLVTNNKDCACPSHKTCSTGASCQYLNELEQAASSLGLVPPEQSRGRGAQLLKHTVLIIIYSLMMFIGVTFTSWRVMRKDESGVFIEIQFLDTAAVYGQALIMFVLFGLDTEEIFIPAVRFFKKKWHGADIVVLPPVEELSFETRHVCDQFITHHLERCKDAIAKDTRWRMRTYRGVFRGSCLVRWLISCGLATDEQHAVTYGRHLLDGRLISHINNAHHFTNSPLLYTFA